A part of Candidatus Melainabacteria bacterium genomic DNA contains:
- a CDS encoding class I SAM-dependent methyltransferase — protein MITIFTTCKPFEGHIGVIQRNAIKSWTLLQPRPEIVIFGNDKGVNDICLEMDLKHIPDIVCNEYGTPLLNNLFNNAQQISKNDLLCYINADIILMSDFMKMIKRVQTLTRKKVIVARRWDADIKEELNFKDVNWEQTLEEYVRKNGKLQIGGYDYFIFFKGFYQNIPPFAIGKNYWDDWLGWNARKKGAILINATNITMAIHQNHKSTATNIKLSNNKEQEIKNNWKLTGRWFYFFHKSLPTHIIDSKNIYKSPWIDYFIHLYYRVLAYLVQSISKIKKIPKIQRLKKPDIYNENSVLKSFNECELAFQKVKELGLPPYSSTASTFEKNWDGLIALSCILNRTNQASFILDAGSVLDSMVLPWLSLYGYKNLFGINLEFKKLIKRGPIIYKHGDIKNTNFQSNSFDAIVCQSVIEHGIDINLYFKEMSRILKPGGIIITSTDYYPTLIDTKDKVAFGVPVHIFTRSEILNMFNIASNYNLHLTSKIEMECEQKPINWLGLNYTFIIFTLIKK, from the coding sequence ATGATTACTATCTTTACTACCTGTAAACCTTTTGAAGGACATATTGGAGTTATACAGCGTAATGCAATTAAGAGTTGGACCTTATTACAGCCAAGGCCAGAAATTGTTATTTTTGGTAATGATAAAGGAGTAAATGATATTTGTCTAGAAATGGATTTAAAACATATACCAGATATTGTATGTAATGAATATGGAACACCGCTCTTGAATAATTTATTTAATAACGCACAACAAATTTCAAAGAATGATTTACTTTGTTATATAAATGCAGACATTATTTTAATGAGTGATTTTATGAAAATGATTAAAAGAGTTCAAACTTTAACCAGGAAAAAAGTAATTGTTGCAAGGAGATGGGATGCAGATATTAAAGAAGAATTAAACTTTAAAGATGTAAACTGGGAACAAACTCTAGAAGAATATGTAAGAAAAAATGGAAAGCTTCAGATTGGCGGGTATGATTACTTTATTTTTTTTAAGGGCTTTTATCAAAACATTCCACCTTTTGCCATAGGAAAAAATTATTGGGATGACTGGCTTGGTTGGAATGCTCGTAAAAAAGGAGCAATTCTTATAAATGCAACAAACATTACAATGGCTATACATCAAAATCATAAATCAACTGCTACTAATATAAAGTTAAGTAATAATAAAGAGCAAGAAATAAAAAATAACTGGAAATTGACTGGAAGATGGTTTTATTTTTTTCACAAATCCTTACCGACTCATATTATTGATTCTAAAAATATTTATAAAAGTCCATGGATTGATTATTTTATACATCTTTATTACAGAGTTCTAGCTTATCTTGTTCAGTCTATTTCTAAGATAAAAAAAATTCCTAAGATTCAGCGCCTTAAGAAACCTGATATTTACAATGAAAACTCTGTCCTTAAAAGTTTTAACGAATGTGAGTTAGCATTTCAAAAAGTTAAAGAGTTAGGACTTCCTCCTTACTCTTCTACTGCTTCTACTTTTGAGAAAAACTGGGATGGTCTTATTGCTCTTAGCTGTATATTAAATAGAACTAATCAAGCTAGTTTTATTCTTGATGCAGGAAGTGTTTTGGATTCTATGGTTTTACCTTGGTTGTCTCTTTATGGATATAAAAACCTTTTTGGGATTAATTTAGAATTTAAAAAACTTATAAAAAGAGGTCCAATAATTTATAAGCATGGTGATATAAAAAATACCAACTTTCAAAGTAACAGTTTTGACGCCATCGTTTGTCAAAGTGTTATAGAACACGGCATAGATATAAATTTATACTTTAAAGAGATGTCTCGCATACTTAAGCCTGGTGGAATAATAATTACTTCTACTGATTACTATCCAACTTTAATTGATACTAAAGACAAGGTTGCATTTGGAGTTCCTGTTCATATTTTTACTAGAAGTGAGATATTAAACATGTTCAATATTGCAAGTAACTATAACTTGCATTTGACTAGTAAAATTGAAATGGAATGTGAACAAAAACCTATTAATTGGCTAGGACTTAACTATACTTTCATAATATTTACTTTGATTAAAAAATAG
- a CDS encoding glycosyltransferase, with product MKVTIACIGKFHAFYLAEELDKHGYLHKLITTYYSKKQNSYLRLRNDLENIDPSKVVANVLPALVGSGLGRLPYIGQLDNWNYYAACLFELWAKKQIDNCDIMVAWADTALSTLKVGKSHGAVTVVERGSSHILFQKKILEEEYEKYGIKTKPVDERIVEKELVEYEEADYISVPSSFAKQTYIERGINPSKIIQIPYGVDLSVFKPIQKDDDIFRVIFVGNLSIRKGVHYLLEAFSSLKLKNSELVLAGTLTPEVKPFLNLYKDGFKYIGRLPQKELYKYFSKSSVFVLPSLEEGLALTILQAMACGLPIICSTNTGALDIVNDSIDGFIIPIRDIETIQEKLLYLYENKEVCKKMGASALKKVHQSFTWNNYGDKMIESYKKILKK from the coding sequence ATGAAAGTAACAATTGCTTGTATAGGGAAGTTTCATGCTTTTTATTTAGCAGAAGAGCTAGATAAGCATGGATACTTACATAAATTAATAACGACTTATTACAGTAAGAAACAAAATAGTTATCTAAGACTTAGAAATGATCTGGAAAATATAGATCCTTCAAAAGTTGTGGCAAATGTTCTCCCAGCCTTAGTTGGTAGTGGGCTTGGCAGACTTCCTTATATTGGGCAGTTGGATAACTGGAATTATTATGCAGCTTGTTTATTTGAGTTATGGGCTAAAAAACAAATTGATAACTGTGACATTATGGTTGCTTGGGCTGATACAGCATTAAGTACTCTTAAAGTGGGAAAAAGTCATGGTGCTGTAACTGTTGTAGAAAGAGGTTCTTCACATATTCTTTTTCAAAAAAAAATCTTAGAAGAAGAATATGAAAAGTATGGCATAAAGACTAAACCAGTGGATGAACGAATAGTTGAAAAAGAATTAGTAGAATATGAAGAAGCAGATTATATTTCTGTACCTTCGAGCTTTGCAAAACAAACATATATTGAACGGGGTATTAATCCAAGTAAGATAATTCAAATACCTTACGGAGTAGATTTATCAGTTTTTAAACCAATACAAAAAGATGATGATATTTTTCGTGTAATTTTTGTCGGTAACCTAAGCATTAGAAAAGGTGTTCACTATCTTCTTGAAGCATTTTCAAGTTTAAAATTAAAAAATTCAGAACTTGTGCTTGCAGGCACTTTAACTCCTGAAGTTAAACCTTTTTTAAACTTATATAAAGATGGTTTTAAGTATATTGGAAGATTACCTCAAAAAGAACTTTATAAGTACTTTTCAAAATCTTCGGTGTTTGTTTTACCTTCTCTTGAAGAAGGTTTAGCATTAACTATTCTTCAAGCAATGGCATGTGGTTTGCCTATAATTTGTTCTACTAATACAGGCGCACTAGATATTGTTAATGACAGTATAGACGGTTTTATCATACCAATAAGAGATATAGAAACAATTCAAGAAAAGCTTTTATACCTCTATGAAAATAAAGAGGTTTGTAAAAAGATGGGAGCATCTGCTTTAAAAAAGGTACATCAATCTTTTACCTGGAATAATTATGGAGATAAGATGATTGAAAGTTATAAAAAGATATTAAAAAAATGA
- a CDS encoding glycosyltransferase family 4 protein: MKSQMKLLVISSEFPSMFGGVSDYTFYLSKAFASKDIKVFVLTSDNKGVKVCDFCKVLPLINKWNIFNLPKIFSVIKEFNPDIVSFQYVPYGYNNFGIPLWIILFSTLIILKRINLITTYHEIAIKLDYNPKSFFISILQRLIAFILALASIKIIVTIEYSKRLLFPFKKKIIKIPAGSIVFPVLVSESKKKELRKKLSLKSEIVVSTFGTIASYRKYDVLLMAIKKVSEENQSLFIKLIFIGKVDKHQENILEGLINNLNLNSSVYFTGYLTPEEVYKYLSISDIFVSLSTDDRGGTGIKSSSVAAAFASGLPVIGTKGLLTDDFFIEEENIYFAKSLTIRDVADALVKVIYDKDLRIKISNGAKDTYMKKLTWNNIASEYIKVFKRFEITQ; the protein is encoded by the coding sequence ATGAAATCACAAATGAAGCTATTAGTTATATCTTCAGAATTTCCTTCTATGTTTGGAGGTGTCTCAGACTATACTTTTTATTTAAGTAAAGCTTTTGCAAGTAAGGATATAAAAGTTTTTGTTCTTACTTCGGACAATAAAGGTGTAAAAGTATGTGATTTTTGTAAAGTGCTGCCATTAATTAATAAATGGAATATTTTTAACTTACCAAAGATCTTTTCTGTTATTAAAGAGTTTAATCCTGATATTGTCAGCTTTCAGTATGTGCCGTATGGCTATAACAATTTTGGTATTCCTCTATGGATTATTCTTTTTTCTACTTTAATTATTTTAAAGAGAATTAATTTAATTACAACCTATCATGAGATAGCAATTAAACTGGATTATAATCCTAAGAGTTTTTTCATTTCAATTTTACAGCGCCTTATTGCATTTATCCTGGCATTAGCATCAATAAAGATCATTGTTACCATTGAATATTCTAAAAGACTTCTTTTTCCTTTTAAGAAAAAAATCATTAAGATACCAGCAGGAAGTATTGTCTTTCCTGTTTTAGTTTCTGAGAGTAAAAAAAAAGAATTAAGAAAAAAGCTTTCTTTAAAAAGTGAAATAGTAGTCTCTACTTTTGGGACAATTGCATCTTATAGAAAGTATGATGTTTTACTAATGGCTATTAAAAAAGTCTCAGAAGAAAATCAATCACTTTTTATTAAGCTTATTTTTATAGGTAAAGTTGATAAACATCAAGAAAATATTTTAGAAGGTTTAATAAACAACTTAAATTTAAACTCATCTGTTTATTTTACCGGGTACCTAACGCCTGAAGAGGTTTATAAATATCTAAGTATTTCAGATATTTTTGTTTCTTTAAGTACAGATGATAGAGGTGGTACAGGTATCAAAAGTAGTTCTGTTGCTGCTGCATTTGCCAGTGGATTACCAGTTATAGGTACTAAAGGACTATTAACTGATGATTTTTTTATAGAAGAGGAAAATATTTATTTTGCAAAGTCTCTTACTATAAGAGATGTTGCAGATGCACTCGTGAAAGTAATTTATGATAAAGACTTAAGAATTAAAATATCAAATGGTGCTAAAGATACTTACATGAAGAAGTTAACATGGAATAATATAGCTAGTGAGTATATTAAAGTCTTTAAAAGATTTGAGATTACACAATGA
- a CDS encoding lipopolysaccharide biosynthesis protein gives MSSINSTNLQTNLLRRVIKNTLWMFNSSFFVRVINLIKGIILVRFLIPDDFGLFGLSIIVIGLTELFSDVGAGTSLIYRKDDTEERKEKDEEFISTAFWLNLIISTFFVLAIVFLSPVISRFYSRADLIPVLIVLALALWFQTNVNIQKNLLRRNLKFKSISIIEVIVSITSFLVAIYFAINNYGVWALVLSNLTGNILNAILICLVSKWYPKRLVSKKCLEELLPFSKGFLGQAITWYLVFNMGNLIIGKLLGMSNLGLYTIAYNYALLAVTMIANPLGNVAFPELGKLKFDTKEFWDSFYGLSKLFVGSITPIACTMFVIAPDIFPLLFGEKWNDAVMPFQILVVYGMVRCIWIDPFSASGKFNLSFKLGIVTLFFSVLGIFIGANFGIIGVATSVLFILGSSHLVALYLVSKSGHRVLTGLLGAAPYFVLAFFISIITFFVRNYFMFYISSRRELLVLVSVFTVLIIYLLIYRKNFMKIILSISK, from the coding sequence GTGTCAAGCATAAACAGTACAAACTTACAAACGAACCTACTTAGAAGAGTTATTAAGAATACATTGTGGATGTTTAATAGCTCTTTCTTTGTAAGAGTTATTAATTTAATTAAAGGAATTATTTTAGTTAGGTTCTTAATTCCAGATGATTTTGGTTTATTTGGATTATCAATAATTGTTATTGGTTTGACTGAACTTTTTAGTGATGTTGGAGCAGGGACTTCTTTAATTTACAGAAAAGATGATACAGAAGAAAGAAAAGAAAAAGATGAAGAATTTATTAGTACTGCTTTTTGGCTTAATTTAATTATTAGTACGTTTTTTGTTTTAGCCATTGTATTTTTATCACCAGTTATTAGCAGATTTTATAGTAGAGCTGATCTTATACCAGTTCTTATAGTTTTAGCCTTAGCTCTTTGGTTTCAAACCAATGTAAATATTCAAAAGAACCTGTTAAGAAGAAATTTAAAATTTAAATCTATTTCAATTATTGAAGTTATTGTTAGCATTACATCATTTTTAGTGGCTATATATTTTGCTATTAATAATTATGGAGTATGGGCTTTAGTTTTATCTAATTTAACAGGAAACATATTAAATGCAATTTTAATTTGTTTGGTTTCTAAATGGTATCCTAAAAGATTAGTTTCTAAAAAGTGCTTAGAAGAACTTCTCCCATTTAGTAAAGGTTTTCTTGGACAAGCTATTACATGGTACTTAGTTTTTAATATGGGTAATTTAATCATAGGAAAACTTCTTGGCATGAGTAATCTTGGTTTATATACAATTGCTTATAATTATGCTTTGCTTGCAGTAACAATGATTGCAAATCCTCTTGGCAATGTTGCTTTCCCAGAATTAGGAAAATTAAAGTTTGATACTAAAGAATTTTGGGATTCTTTTTATGGGCTTAGTAAATTGTTTGTTGGCAGCATTACACCAATTGCTTGTACTATGTTTGTAATAGCTCCTGATATTTTTCCATTACTTTTTGGTGAAAAATGGAATGATGCAGTAATGCCTTTTCAGATACTTGTTGTTTATGGAATGGTACGTTGCATATGGATAGATCCTTTTTCTGCATCTGGGAAATTTAACTTAAGCTTTAAGCTTGGAATTGTAACATTGTTTTTTAGTGTTTTAGGAATTTTTATTGGTGCTAATTTTGGAATCATTGGTGTTGCTACATCAGTACTTTTTATTTTAGGTAGTTCACATTTAGTTGCTTTATATTTAGTTTCTAAATCAGGTCATAGAGTTCTTACAGGCTTACTAGGTGCAGCTCCATATTTTGTTTTAGCATTTTTTATATCTATTATTACTTTTTTTGTACGTAATTATTTTATGTTTTATATATCTAGCAGAAGAGAGCTATTAGTTTTAGTTTCAGTATTTACAGTTTTGATTATTTATCTCTTAATTTATAGAAAAAACTTTATGAAAATTATTTTATCTATATCAAAATGA